The Budorcas taxicolor isolate Tak-1 chromosome 5, Takin1.1, whole genome shotgun sequence genome includes a window with the following:
- the GHITM gene encoding growth hormone-inducible transmembrane protein codes for MLAARLVCLRALPSRVFHPAFTKASPVVKNSITKNQWLLTPSREYATKTRIGIRRGKTTQELKEAALEPSVEKIFKIDQMGRWFIAGGAAVGLGALCYYGLGMSNEIGAIEKAVIWPQYVKDRIHSTYMYLAGSIGLTALSAVAVSRTPALMNFMMRGSWITIGATFAAMIGAGMLVQSISYEQSPGPKHLAWLLHSGVMGAVVAPLTILGGPLLVRAAWYTAGIVGGLSTVAMCAPSEKFLNMGAPLGVGLGVVFVSSLGSMFLPPTTVAGATLYSVAVYGGLVLFSMFLLYDTQKVIKRAEVVPVYGVQKYDPINSMLGIYMDTLNIFMRVASILATGGNRKK; via the exons ATGCTGGCGGCAAGACTTGTGTGTCTCCGAGCACTACCTTCCAGGGTTTTCCACCCAGCTTTCACCAAGGCCTCCCCTGTTGTGAAGAATTCCATCACAAAGAATCAATGGCTTTTAACACCCAGCAGG GAATATGCTACCAAGACAAGAATTGGGATTCGACGTGGAAAAACAACCCAAGAGCTCAAGGAAGCAGCTTTAGAACCATCggtggaaaaaatatttaaaa TTGATCAGATGGGAAGGTGGTTTATTGCTGGAGGGGCTGCAGTTGGTCTTGGAGCTTTGTGCTACTATGGATTGGGAATGTCTAATGAGATCGGAGCTATTGAAAAAGCTGT AATTTGGCCTCAGTATGTGAAGGATAGAATTCATTCCACATACATGTACTTAGCAGGAAGTATTGGTTTAACAGCTTTGTCTGCCGTGGCAGTGAGCAGAACCCCTGCTCTCATGAACTTCATGATGAGAGGCTCTTGGATA ACCATTGGTGCAACCTTTGCAGCCATGATTGGAGCTGGAATGCTGGTACAGTCAATATCATATGAGCAGAGTCCAGGCCCAAAGCACCTTGCTTGGTTACTACATTCTG GTGTGATGGGTGCTGTGGTGGCCCCTCTGACGATATTAGGGGGCCCTCTTCTCGTCAGAGCTGCGTGGTACACGGCTGGCATTGTGGGGGGTCTCTCCACCGTGGCCATGTGTGCGCCCAGTGAGAAGTTTCTGAACATGGGGGCGCCCCTGGGTGTGGGCCTCGGTGTCGTCTTTGTGTCCTCTCTAG GATCGATGTTTCTCCCGCCTACCACTGTGGCTGGCGCCACTCTGTACTCAGTGGCAGTCTATGGTGGGCTAGTTCTTTTCAGCATGTTTCTTCTGTATGATACACAGAAAGTAATTAAACGTGCAGAAGTGGTACCAGTGTATGGAGTTCAGAAATACGATCCCATTAATTC